A DNA window from Actinomadura coerulea contains the following coding sequences:
- a CDS encoding SseB family protein → MATVADAWRPTSELEHRLQETVRAGDQESYFRLLGDADLVVPVPPDLVDGVLAGEAQPSWPTQEEDGRVHVLAYTSAAAMRACLGPSYQHFMTVRFGDIAEGWPDDRWWLAVDVPARGVPAALPIESRLPAWFVRQVAGGDGRPPQVGRASPPWEELRDQHRDLPREAPRPEFQPANDVERELLRAASNNDHDLFLQTLAATDVLLPVPDDMDFSLRPGRPGFPWQTREVDGSTVVPVFTSPERLAEASGPGTEHIALPFTVVLRYWPDHEWLLAINSGSPAGGTVLAQQLPGLATWADQRAAQRMTDRFEPQNDIEQRLFDAARRRDTEAFFKILLGAQVLVPVDAETPWGIVPGDPEFPWRPVPVHGRTSIQVFTSPKWMNDAIGTSRFIMPSLLEMVTAWPDASWTLVLNPGTPIDASMPGEQVRTLSGPPAPPSAAAPPPPAAPSVPVAPAVPADPAAPGPGRHAGPPPSDEPAVPAPAEPGRHHAAAPGGTARPGPPEAVPPAPAHFGEAPAPRPAGEPPAPLPGVPGEPARHPADPSSTAIDPGHMTGPEPAPGPGPAAPEDAGAPLGDAPGTTGPAGGVAEPGLPRPAPESTGPLSAAPEDADRPYADAPGPAPGTAAPSGGVAEPGVPGTAPQYPETPATGPSALEGAGRRHADLPGTTAPGSAAPSGGVAEPGLPGPAPENAGPLDAKPGQPGDAGRPYAGAPDDAPRHLADAPPTPAAAGLAPQGTEPLGAAPGVPDSAGRPQAEAPSTAPSTPDPSGGVAEPGLPGAAPMDGEPPDSGPHSPGVPSSAGASGASAPSTGSLGAAPGGSDDAGHPLAGGPGVPPGAAADPGHGAGRGGVVPGLPESPDRRVAGPASPSEAARPDQDADVQSGETPGATSGTPGEAEADRVGTPTPPHDATDAGGPEAPGDAAPDGLAAVPQDAAPPAEERDVAGGGGEDGASAGEPGAGRALHAVAEPEPAFEPGNRIDQELYEAASGGDSDAFLRVLLNANVLVPIPDDAPLEVTPVQREFRWDAALRDAVSVQVFTSMVRLREVLPQSRFVYADFRELIGAWPREDWAMVLNPGTHIGASLHGDQVRSLSEWAVRVGLVQARPEVPVPPPRREPVPQAPSDPEDRVSSPAIMQKVVPHSHVSWYLEQGYDRVGGFVHSTNDVAELQTPAQLYEALGLLFSDSSFSPDDEGVYVIRWPAYCPDLYRVPFGGRDEEEMAAWGEPGWVIERPPFTGSGFAPGSAGSIREYKVTSVRLPYGAEMYYIGRDRSERFIAMYDPDRLAWLRPDAGAEAWDGRTEAAQ, encoded by the coding sequence GTGGCGACCGTGGCCGACGCGTGGCGACCCACGTCGGAGCTGGAGCACCGGCTCCAGGAGACCGTACGGGCCGGCGACCAGGAGAGCTACTTCCGCCTCCTCGGGGACGCCGACCTCGTCGTTCCCGTCCCTCCCGACCTGGTGGACGGCGTCCTCGCGGGGGAGGCGCAGCCGTCGTGGCCCACCCAGGAGGAGGACGGCCGGGTCCACGTCCTGGCCTACACGTCGGCGGCGGCGATGCGGGCGTGCCTCGGGCCGTCCTACCAGCACTTCATGACCGTCCGGTTCGGCGACATCGCCGAGGGCTGGCCGGACGACCGCTGGTGGCTCGCCGTGGACGTCCCCGCGCGCGGCGTCCCCGCCGCCCTGCCGATCGAGTCGCGGCTGCCGGCCTGGTTCGTCCGGCAGGTCGCCGGCGGCGACGGCCGCCCCCCGCAGGTCGGCCGCGCGTCCCCGCCGTGGGAGGAGCTGCGCGACCAGCACCGCGACCTGCCCCGCGAAGCGCCGCGCCCGGAGTTCCAGCCGGCCAACGACGTCGAGCGCGAGCTGCTGCGGGCCGCCTCGAACAACGACCACGACCTGTTCCTGCAGACGCTGGCGGCCACCGACGTGCTGCTGCCCGTCCCGGACGACATGGACTTCTCGCTGCGTCCCGGCCGCCCCGGCTTCCCGTGGCAGACCCGCGAGGTCGACGGCTCCACGGTCGTCCCGGTCTTCACCTCGCCGGAACGCCTGGCCGAGGCGTCCGGGCCGGGCACCGAGCACATCGCGCTGCCGTTCACCGTCGTGCTGCGCTACTGGCCCGACCACGAGTGGCTCCTCGCCATCAACTCCGGCTCGCCCGCGGGCGGCACCGTCCTCGCGCAGCAGCTCCCCGGCCTCGCCACCTGGGCCGACCAGCGCGCCGCCCAGCGGATGACCGACCGCTTCGAGCCCCAGAACGACATCGAGCAGCGCCTCTTCGACGCCGCCCGCCGCCGCGACACCGAGGCCTTCTTCAAGATCCTCCTCGGCGCCCAGGTGCTCGTCCCCGTGGACGCCGAGACCCCGTGGGGCATCGTCCCCGGCGACCCCGAGTTCCCGTGGCGCCCCGTCCCCGTCCACGGCCGCACGTCGATCCAGGTCTTCACCTCGCCGAAGTGGATGAACGACGCGATCGGCACGTCGCGCTTCATCATGCCGAGCCTCCTGGAGATGGTCACCGCCTGGCCGGACGCCTCGTGGACGCTCGTCCTCAACCCGGGCACGCCCATCGACGCGTCCATGCCGGGCGAGCAGGTCCGCACGCTCAGCGGGCCGCCCGCTCCCCCGTCCGCCGCCGCGCCGCCGCCTCCGGCCGCGCCCTCGGTGCCGGTGGCCCCGGCCGTCCCGGCCGACCCCGCCGCACCCGGCCCGGGCCGCCACGCGGGCCCGCCGCCGTCGGACGAGCCCGCCGTTCCCGCGCCCGCGGAACCCGGCCGCCACCACGCGGCGGCACCCGGCGGCACCGCGCGGCCCGGCCCTCCCGAAGCCGTCCCCCCGGCCCCCGCGCACTTCGGCGAGGCACCCGCGCCCCGCCCGGCCGGCGAACCTCCCGCCCCCCTGCCGGGCGTTCCGGGAGAACCGGCCCGCCACCCCGCCGACCCGTCCAGCACGGCCATCGACCCGGGCCACATGACCGGACCTGAGCCGGCTCCCGGCCCCGGGCCGGCCGCGCCGGAGGACGCGGGCGCCCCGCTCGGAGACGCGCCCGGAACGACCGGCCCCGCCGGAGGCGTCGCGGAGCCCGGCCTCCCCCGCCCCGCACCGGAGAGCACCGGCCCCCTCAGTGCCGCGCCGGAAGACGCCGATCGTCCCTACGCGGACGCACCCGGCCCCGCCCCTGGCACGGCCGCACCGTCGGGCGGCGTCGCAGAGCCGGGCGTCCCGGGAACCGCGCCCCAGTACCCCGAGACACCGGCCACCGGTCCGAGCGCGCTGGAAGGGGCGGGCCGCAGGCACGCTGACCTGCCCGGCACAACCGCTCCCGGCTCGGCCGCGCCGTCCGGCGGCGTCGCAGAGCCCGGTCTCCCCGGGCCTGCGCCTGAGAACGCAGGCCCCCTCGACGCCAAGCCCGGCCAGCCGGGCGACGCGGGCCGTCCCTACGCGGGCGCACCAGACGACGCGCCCCGCCATCTCGCGGACGCACCACCGACCCCGGCCGCTGCCGGCCTTGCGCCGCAGGGCACCGAGCCTCTGGGCGCCGCGCCGGGCGTGCCAGACAGCGCCGGCCGTCCCCAGGCGGAGGCGCCCAGCACCGCCCCCAGCACGCCCGACCCGTCCGGCGGCGTCGCCGAGCCGGGCCTTCCCGGCGCCGCGCCTATGGACGGCGAGCCGCCGGACAGCGGACCGCACTCGCCCGGCGTACCGTCCAGCGCGGGTGCTTCCGGGGCTTCGGCTCCGAGCACCGGGTCCCTTGGGGCCGCGCCCGGTGGTTCAGACGACGCGGGGCATCCCCTCGCGGGCGGGCCCGGTGTACCGCCGGGCGCGGCCGCCGACCCGGGCCATGGGGCCGGACGAGGCGGGGTCGTCCCCGGCCTTCCGGAAAGCCCCGACCGCCGTGTTGCGGGGCCCGCATCGCCCAGTGAGGCGGCGCGCCCCGATCAGGACGCGGACGTCCAGAGCGGCGAAACCCCAGGCGCCACATCCGGCACCCCGGGGGAAGCCGAAGCTGACCGGGTGGGCACGCCGACCCCACCGCACGACGCGACCGACGCGGGCGGCCCCGAGGCGCCCGGGGACGCGGCGCCGGACGGCCTCGCGGCGGTTCCTCAGGACGCCGCGCCTCCCGCGGAGGAGCGCGACGTCGCGGGCGGCGGGGGCGAGGACGGCGCGTCCGCCGGAGAGCCGGGGGCCGGCCGGGCGCTGCATGCCGTCGCGGAGCCGGAGCCCGCGTTCGAGCCGGGGAACCGGATCGACCAGGAGCTCTACGAGGCGGCTTCGGGCGGCGACTCCGACGCCTTCCTGCGGGTGCTGCTGAACGCGAACGTGCTCGTGCCGATCCCCGACGACGCGCCGCTTGAGGTGACGCCGGTCCAGCGGGAGTTCCGGTGGGACGCGGCGCTGCGGGACGCGGTGTCCGTCCAGGTCTTCACGTCGATGGTCCGGCTGCGCGAGGTGCTGCCGCAGTCCCGGTTCGTGTACGCCGACTTCCGGGAGCTGATCGGCGCGTGGCCCCGGGAGGACTGGGCCATGGTGCTCAACCCCGGGACGCACATCGGGGCGTCGCTGCACGGCGACCAGGTGCGGTCGCTCAGCGAGTGGGCGGTGCGGGTCGGGCTCGTCCAGGCGCGGCCGGAGGTTCCCGTTCCGCCGCCGCGCCGGGAGCCGGTGCCGCAGGCGCCCTCCGACCCCGAGGACCGCGTCTCGTCGCCCGCCATCATGCAGAAGGTCGTCCCGCACAGCCACGTCTCCTGGTACCTGGAGCAGGGGTACGACCGCGTCGGCGGCTTCGTCCACTCCACGAACGACGTGGCCGAGCTGCAGACGCCCGCCCAGCTCTACGAGGCGCTGGGCCTGCTGTTCTCCGACTCCTCGTTCTCTCCCGACGACGAGGGCGTGTACGTCATCCGGTGGCCGGCGTACTGCCCCGACCTGTACCGCGTCCCGTTCGGGGGGCGCGACGAGGAGGAGATGGCGGCCTGGGGCGAGCCCGGCTGGGTCATCGAGCGGCCGCCGTTCACGGGGAGCGGCTTCGCGCCGGGAAGCGCCGGGTCGATCCGCGAGTACAAGGTGACCAGCGTCCGGCTGCCGTACGGCGCCGAGATGTACTACATCGGCAGGGACCGGTCCGAGCGGTTCATCGCGATGTACGACCCGGACCGGCTCGCCTGGCTTCGGCCGGACGCCGGCGCCGAGGCGTGGGACGGACGGACGGAGGCGGCGCAGTGA
- a CDS encoding TrmH family RNA methyltransferase: protein MASLIPVSDPADPRLADYVRLRDVNLRKSLEAEHGLFVAEGEKVIRRAVGAGFPVRSLLMARRWTGPLADLLDSVDAPAYLVDDATMESITGFQVHRGALASLERLPLPSVDSVLTAARRPAIGEDTAGHAGVPVAHTRPPQRVLVLEDLVDHANVGSIYRCAAALGIDAIILSPRCADPLYRRSVKVSMGAVFAIPYARMTNWHDDLGRLRAAGFTLLALTPDQTATPIEKASMGDRVALMLGSEGDGLSSHWLDEADEPVCIPMSGDAMSAGVDSLNVTAAAAIACHTLMR, encoded by the coding sequence ATGGCCAGCCTGATCCCCGTCTCCGACCCCGCCGACCCGCGCCTCGCGGACTACGTCCGCCTCCGCGACGTCAACCTCCGCAAGAGCCTGGAGGCCGAGCACGGCCTGTTCGTCGCCGAGGGCGAGAAGGTGATCCGCCGCGCGGTCGGCGCCGGGTTCCCCGTCCGGTCGCTGCTGATGGCCCGCCGCTGGACCGGGCCGCTGGCCGACCTGCTGGACAGCGTGGACGCCCCCGCCTACCTGGTCGACGACGCCACCATGGAGTCCATCACGGGCTTCCAGGTGCACCGCGGCGCGCTGGCCTCCCTGGAACGCCTCCCCCTGCCGTCCGTCGACTCCGTCCTCACCGCGGCCCGCCGCCCCGCCATCGGCGAGGACACCGCCGGCCACGCGGGTGTCCCCGTGGCGCACACTCGGCCGCCACAGCGCGTCCTCGTCCTGGAGGACCTCGTCGACCATGCGAACGTGGGCTCCATCTACAGGTGCGCCGCGGCCCTGGGCATCGACGCGATCATCCTGTCCCCGAGGTGCGCCGATCCCCTCTACCGCCGGTCGGTGAAGGTGTCCATGGGCGCGGTCTTCGCGATCCCCTACGCCCGCATGACCAACTGGCACGACGACCTCGGCAGGCTGCGCGCCGCCGGTTTCACCCTGCTGGCCCTGACGCCCGACCAGACGGCCACGCCCATAGAGAAGGCGTCCATGGGCGACCGCGTGGCCCTGATGCTGGGTTCGGAGGGCGACGGCCTCTCCTCCCACTGGCTGGACGAGGCCGACGAGCCGGTCTGCATCCCCATGAGCGGGGACGCCATGTCCGCCGGCGTCGACTCCCTGAACGTCACCGCGGCCGCCGCCATCGCCTGCCACACCCTCATGAGGTAG
- a CDS encoding substrate-binding domain-containing protein yields the protein MSGRHRNDFPEGTGGGGYDPSTPVFGPANDGSSDWFGGREGQGPPLAQPPAGPQGAPPGMAPGTSGETPEWFTPRHSSEQPVYAQGRYGEEPGTASPQGPPPESSPLAGTGYSEYDAISRSDRGQAGFFGGSGGSGDSGGYGGGSGGSGGSGGSGGYGGGSGGYEYGRRRRKRSATALIGPMAGAVGLALLLGVGVYAFAESGGGCSGDGALNLSVAAANDIAPVVEKAAGRFNDGKHKVDGKCVKATVKRTEPFSVTTLLSGQAVADDRPDVWIPDSSLWISLARTEGDNGDKSGIVSTKTSLATSPIVVGLPRTLAVDLKKQGITASPSWDNLLKAAGGVAGGAVTKNQMIPAGSVRLVVPDPMRNAAGMGSLMVTSTLLANDPNRDSIFTGIVRTVRESTVPNVKAEFEHFRKDRTGKQPISLSSEQSLYAYNRSRPAEPAVALYPIEGTLSMDYPFTVTAKGDSQRKAARLLEQAMRTEATRKDALDAGFRTTDGKAPPGYGEAAGVSPARPRQLPAPRSEDVAKVMQAWSKLSLGLRMLTLIDVSGSMAEKVGPDVNRLQAIAQVSQGGLSMMSNDTELGQWLFSTNMDGKTPYKETVPVGPLGDRIGSNTRRGLVLSTLNQMKPKPDGDTGLYRTMLAAYKSMNDSYKPEFGNSILLLTDGKNDDPDGPSLQTTLKQLKDMQDPNKPIQVNMIGFGKGVDRGELEQIAAATNGNVQIAMTPGEISKIFLKMLSRRIQ from the coding sequence GTGAGCGGACGTCATCGCAATGACTTCCCCGAAGGTACGGGTGGAGGCGGGTACGACCCGTCCACCCCTGTCTTCGGGCCGGCCAATGACGGGTCGTCCGACTGGTTCGGAGGGCGGGAGGGCCAGGGCCCGCCGCTCGCCCAGCCCCCGGCGGGCCCGCAGGGCGCCCCGCCCGGCATGGCGCCGGGCACGTCCGGTGAGACGCCCGAGTGGTTCACGCCCCGGCACTCGTCCGAGCAGCCGGTCTACGCGCAGGGCCGGTACGGGGAGGAGCCGGGGACCGCGTCCCCGCAGGGGCCTCCCCCGGAGTCCTCGCCGCTGGCCGGAACGGGTTACAGCGAGTACGACGCCATCAGCAGGTCGGACCGCGGCCAGGCCGGGTTCTTCGGCGGTTCCGGCGGGTCGGGTGACTCCGGCGGGTACGGCGGCGGATCCGGTGGTTCGGGAGGTTCCGGTGGTTCGGGCGGATACGGCGGCGGCTCGGGCGGCTACGAGTACGGGCGCCGCAGGCGCAAGCGCAGCGCGACCGCGCTGATCGGGCCGATGGCCGGCGCCGTCGGCCTGGCGCTGCTGCTCGGCGTGGGCGTCTACGCGTTCGCCGAGAGCGGCGGCGGCTGCTCCGGCGACGGCGCGCTGAACCTGTCCGTGGCGGCCGCGAACGACATCGCGCCCGTGGTGGAGAAGGCCGCCGGACGGTTCAACGACGGCAAGCACAAGGTCGACGGCAAGTGCGTCAAGGCGACCGTGAAGAGGACCGAGCCCTTCTCGGTGACGACGCTGCTGTCGGGGCAGGCCGTGGCGGACGACCGGCCGGACGTGTGGATCCCCGACTCGTCCCTGTGGATCTCGCTGGCGCGGACCGAGGGCGACAACGGCGACAAGAGCGGCATCGTGTCCACCAAGACGTCCCTCGCGACGAGCCCGATCGTGGTGGGGCTGCCGCGGACGCTCGCGGTGGACCTGAAGAAGCAGGGCATCACCGCCAGCCCGTCGTGGGACAACCTGCTGAAGGCCGCGGGCGGCGTCGCGGGCGGCGCGGTCACCAAGAACCAGATGATCCCGGCCGGCTCGGTGCGGCTCGTCGTGCCCGACCCGATGCGCAACGCGGCGGGCATGGGCTCGCTGATGGTCACGAGCACGCTGCTGGCGAACGACCCGAACCGGGACTCGATCTTCACCGGCATCGTCCGGACCGTCCGGGAGAGCACCGTCCCGAACGTGAAGGCGGAGTTCGAGCACTTCCGCAAGGACCGCACCGGCAAGCAGCCGATCTCGCTGTCGTCGGAGCAGTCGCTCTACGCCTACAACCGGAGCAGGCCCGCCGAGCCCGCGGTCGCCCTGTACCCGATCGAGGGCACGCTGTCGATGGACTACCCGTTCACCGTCACCGCCAAGGGCGACTCCCAGCGCAAGGCCGCCCGCCTGCTCGAACAGGCGATGCGGACCGAGGCGACCCGCAAGGACGCCCTCGACGCCGGGTTCCGGACGACCGACGGCAAGGCGCCGCCCGGGTACGGCGAGGCGGCCGGCGTCAGCCCGGCCCGGCCGCGGCAGCTGCCCGCGCCCAGGAGCGAGGACGTCGCGAAGGTCATGCAGGCGTGGTCGAAGCTGTCGCTCGGCCTGCGGATGCTGACCCTGATCGACGTCTCCGGCTCGATGGCCGAGAAGGTCGGGCCGGACGTCAACCGCCTCCAGGCCATCGCGCAGGTCTCGCAGGGCGGGCTCAGCATGATGTCCAACGACACCGAGCTCGGCCAGTGGCTGTTCTCGACGAACATGGACGGCAAGACCCCGTACAAGGAGACGGTGCCGGTCGGCCCCCTCGGCGACCGGATCGGGTCCAACACGCGGCGCGGCCTCGTCCTGTCCACGCTCAACCAGATGAAGCCGAAGCCGGACGGCGACACCGGCCTCTACCGGACGATGCTGGCCGCGTACAAGAGCATGAACGACTCCTACAAGCCGGAGTTCGGCAACTCGATCCTGCTGCTCACCGACGGGAAGAACGACGACCCGGACGGCCCGTCGCTGCAGACGACGCTGAAGCAGCTGAAGGACATGCAGGACCCGAACAAGCCGATCCAGGTGAACATGATCGGGTTCGGCAAGGGCGTGGACCGGGGCGAGCTGGAGCAGATCGCCGCGGCGACGAACGGCAACGTGCAGATCGCGATGACGCCCGGCGAGATCTCCAAGATCTTCCTGAAGATGCTGTCCCGCCGGATCCAGTGA